A region from the Canis lupus dingo isolate Sandy chromosome 9, ASM325472v2, whole genome shotgun sequence genome encodes:
- the ACOX1 gene encoding peroxisomal acyl-coenzyme A oxidase 1 isoform X5: protein MFIPTLLNQGTTAQQEKWLLSSKGLQIIGTYAQTEMGHGTHLRGLETTATYDPETQEFILNSPTVTSIKWWPGGLGKTSNHAIVLAQLITKGKCYGLHAFIVPIREIGTHKPLPGITVGDIGPKFGYDEMDNGYLKMDNYRIPRENMLMKYAQVKPDGTYVKPVSNKLTYGTMVFVRSFLVGEAARSLSKACTIAIRYSAVRHQSEIKPGEPEPQILDFQTQQYKLFPLLATAYAFQFVGAYMKETYHRINEDIGHGDLSELPELHALTAGLKAFTSWTTNAAIEACRMACGGHGYSHCSGLPNIYVTFTPTCTFEGENTVMMLQTARFLMKSYDQVHSGKLVCGMVSYLNDLPTQRIQPQQVAVWPTVVDIDSPDSLTEAYKLRAARLVEIAAKNLQNEVIRRESKEVAWNLTSVDLVRASEAHCHYVVVKLFSEKLLKIQDKSIHTVLRNLCLLYCLYGISQKAGDFLQGSIMTESQITQVNQRIKELLTAVRPDAVALVDAFDFKDVTLGSVLGRYDGNVYEHLFEWAKKSPLNKAEVHESYYKHLKPLQSKL from the exons GAACTCATCTCCGAGGTTTGGAAACCACAGCCACTTACGACCCTGAAACTCAAGAGTTCATTCTCAACAGTCCTACTGTGACCTCCATCAAGTGGTGGCCTGGTGGAc TTGGAAAGACTTCAAATCATGCAATAGTTCTTGCCCAGCTCATCACTAAGGGGAAATGCTATGGATTACATGCCTTCATCGTACCTATTCGTGAAATTGGGACCCATAAACCTTTGCCAG GTATTACCGTTGGAGATATCGGCCCCAAATTTGGCTATGATGAGATGGATAACGGCTACCTGAAGATGGACAATTATCGTATTCCCAGAGAAAACATGCTGATGAAGTATGCCCAG GTAAAGCCTGATGGGACGTACGTGAAACCCGTGAGTAACAAGCTGACCTACGGGACCATGGTGTTTGTCAGGTCCTTCCTCGTAGGAGAAGCTGCTCGATCTCTGTCCAAGGCTTGCACCATCGCCATCCGATACAGTGCTGTGAGGCACCAGTCTGAAATCAAGCCAGG TGAACCAGAGCCACAGATTTTGGATTTCCAGACCCAGCAGTATAAACTCTTCCCACTCTTGGCCACGGCCTATGCCTTCCAGTTTGTAGGTGCGTACATGAAGGAGACCTACCACCGGATTAATGAGGACATTGGCCACGGGGATCTGAGTGAACTGCCTGAG CTCCATGCCCTCACTGCCGGGCTGAAGGCTTTCACCTCTTGGACGACAAATGCTGCTATTGAAGCTTGCCGGATGGCTTGTGGCGGGCATGGCTACTCTCACTGCAGTGGCCTTCCAAATATCTATGTCACTTTTACCCCCACCTGCACCTTTGAAGGAGAGAACACTGTCATGATGCTGCAGACGGCTAG GTTCCTGATGAAAAGTTATGACCAGGTGCACTCAGGGAAGTTGGTGTGTGGCATGGTGTCCTACTTGAATGACCTGCCCACTCAACGCATCCAGCCGCAGCAGGTGGCAGTGTGGCCGACTGTGGTGGACATCGACAGCCCTGACAGTCTCACAGAAGCATATAAACTTCGAGCAGCCAG ATTAGTAGAAATTGCTGCAAAAAACCTTCAAAATGAAGTGATTCGCAGAGAAAGCAAGGAGGTAGCCTGGAACCTCACTTCTGTTGACCTTGTTCGAGCAAGCGAG GCACACTGCCACTATGTGGTAGTTAAGCTCTTTTCAGAAAAACTCCTCAAAATTCAAGATAAATCCATCCACACTGTCCTAAGGAATTTATGTCTCTTGTATTGTCTGTATGGAATCAGTCAGAAGGCAGGGGATTTTCTTCAG GGAAGCATCATGACGGAATCCCAAATTACCCAAGTAAATCAGCGCATAAAGGAGTTGCTGACTGCAGTTCGCCCAGATGCTGTTGCTTTGGTTGATGCATTTGATTTTAAGGATGTGACACTCGGCTCTGTGCTTGGCCGGTATGATGGGAATGTGTACGAACATTTGTTTGAGTGGGCCAAGAAGTCTCCACTGAACAAAGCAGAG GTCCATGAATCTTATTACAAGCACCTAAAGCCACTGCAGTCCAAGCTCTGA
- the ACOX1 gene encoding peroxisomal acyl-coenzyme A oxidase 1 isoform X3, with protein MAAFIQRTPDNWHLRPDGNGPRFVHRGRPEPLDLHLGMFLPTLLHQATAEQQERFFMPAWNLEIIGTYAQTEMGHGTHLRGLETTATYDPETQEFILNSPTVTSIKWWPGGLGKTSNHAIVLAQLITKGKCYGLHAFIVPIREIGTHKPLPGITVGDIGPKFGYDEMDNGYLKMDNYRIPRENMLMKYAQVKPDGTYVKPVSNKLTYGTMVFVRSFLVGEAARSLSKACTIAIRYSAVRHQSEIKPGEPEPQILDFQTQQYKLFPLLATAYAFQFVGAYMKETYHRINEDIGHGDLSELPELHALTAGLKAFTSWTTNAAIEACRMACGGHGYSHCSGLPNIYVTFTPTCTFEGENTVMMLQTARFLMKSYDQVHSGKLVCGMVSYLNDLPTQRIQPQQVAVWPTVVDIDSPDSLTEAYKLRAARLVEIAAKNLQNEVIRRESKEVAWNLTSVDLVRASEAHCHYVVVKLFSEKLLKIQDKSIHTVLRNLCLLYCLYGISQKAGDFLQGSIMTESQITQVNQRIKELLTAVRPDAVALVDAFDFKDVTLGSVLGRYDGNVYEHLFEWAKKSPLNKAEVHESYYKHLKPLQSKL; from the exons TTTTGTGCACCGAGGGCGGCCTGAGCCTCTGGATCTCCACTTGGGCATGTTCTTGCCTACTTTACTTCACCAGGCAACCGCGGAGCAGCAGGAGCGCTTCTTCATGCCTGCCTGGAACTTGGAGATCATTGGCACTTATGCCCAGACAGAGATGGGCCATG GAACTCATCTCCGAGGTTTGGAAACCACAGCCACTTACGACCCTGAAACTCAAGAGTTCATTCTCAACAGTCCTACTGTGACCTCCATCAAGTGGTGGCCTGGTGGAc TTGGAAAGACTTCAAATCATGCAATAGTTCTTGCCCAGCTCATCACTAAGGGGAAATGCTATGGATTACATGCCTTCATCGTACCTATTCGTGAAATTGGGACCCATAAACCTTTGCCAG GTATTACCGTTGGAGATATCGGCCCCAAATTTGGCTATGATGAGATGGATAACGGCTACCTGAAGATGGACAATTATCGTATTCCCAGAGAAAACATGCTGATGAAGTATGCCCAG GTAAAGCCTGATGGGACGTACGTGAAACCCGTGAGTAACAAGCTGACCTACGGGACCATGGTGTTTGTCAGGTCCTTCCTCGTAGGAGAAGCTGCTCGATCTCTGTCCAAGGCTTGCACCATCGCCATCCGATACAGTGCTGTGAGGCACCAGTCTGAAATCAAGCCAGG TGAACCAGAGCCACAGATTTTGGATTTCCAGACCCAGCAGTATAAACTCTTCCCACTCTTGGCCACGGCCTATGCCTTCCAGTTTGTAGGTGCGTACATGAAGGAGACCTACCACCGGATTAATGAGGACATTGGCCACGGGGATCTGAGTGAACTGCCTGAG CTCCATGCCCTCACTGCCGGGCTGAAGGCTTTCACCTCTTGGACGACAAATGCTGCTATTGAAGCTTGCCGGATGGCTTGTGGCGGGCATGGCTACTCTCACTGCAGTGGCCTTCCAAATATCTATGTCACTTTTACCCCCACCTGCACCTTTGAAGGAGAGAACACTGTCATGATGCTGCAGACGGCTAG GTTCCTGATGAAAAGTTATGACCAGGTGCACTCAGGGAAGTTGGTGTGTGGCATGGTGTCCTACTTGAATGACCTGCCCACTCAACGCATCCAGCCGCAGCAGGTGGCAGTGTGGCCGACTGTGGTGGACATCGACAGCCCTGACAGTCTCACAGAAGCATATAAACTTCGAGCAGCCAG ATTAGTAGAAATTGCTGCAAAAAACCTTCAAAATGAAGTGATTCGCAGAGAAAGCAAGGAGGTAGCCTGGAACCTCACTTCTGTTGACCTTGTTCGAGCAAGCGAG GCACACTGCCACTATGTGGTAGTTAAGCTCTTTTCAGAAAAACTCCTCAAAATTCAAGATAAATCCATCCACACTGTCCTAAGGAATTTATGTCTCTTGTATTGTCTGTATGGAATCAGTCAGAAGGCAGGGGATTTTCTTCAG GGAAGCATCATGACGGAATCCCAAATTACCCAAGTAAATCAGCGCATAAAGGAGTTGCTGACTGCAGTTCGCCCAGATGCTGTTGCTTTGGTTGATGCATTTGATTTTAAGGATGTGACACTCGGCTCTGTGCTTGGCCGGTATGATGGGAATGTGTACGAACATTTGTTTGAGTGGGCCAAGAAGTCTCCACTGAACAAAGCAGAG GTCCATGAATCTTATTACAAGCACCTAAAGCCACTGCAGTCCAAGCTCTGA
- the ACOX1 gene encoding peroxisomal acyl-coenzyme A oxidase 1 isoform X4, giving the protein MFLPTLLHQATAEQQERFFMPAWNLEIIGTYAQTEMGHGTHLRGLETTATYDPETQEFILNSPTVTSIKWWPGGLGKTSNHAIVLAQLITKGKCYGLHAFIVPIREIGTHKPLPGITVGDIGPKFGYDEMDNGYLKMDNYRIPRENMLMKYAQVKPDGTYVKPVSNKLTYGTMVFVRSFLVGEAARSLSKACTIAIRYSAVRHQSEIKPGEPEPQILDFQTQQYKLFPLLATAYAFQFVGAYMKETYHRINEDIGHGDLSELPELHALTAGLKAFTSWTTNAAIEACRMACGGHGYSHCSGLPNIYVTFTPTCTFEGENTVMMLQTARFLMKSYDQVHSGKLVCGMVSYLNDLPTQRIQPQQVAVWPTVVDIDSPDSLTEAYKLRAARLVEIAAKNLQNEVIRRESKEVAWNLTSVDLVRASEAHCHYVVVKLFSEKLLKIQDKSIHTVLRNLCLLYCLYGISQKAGDFLQGSIMTESQITQVNQRIKELLTAVRPDAVALVDAFDFKDVTLGSVLGRYDGNVYEHLFEWAKKSPLNKAEVHESYYKHLKPLQSKL; this is encoded by the exons ATGTTCTTGCCTACTTTACTTCACCAGGCAACCGCGGAGCAGCAGGAGCGCTTCTTCATGCCTGCCTGGAACTTGGAGATCATTGGCACTTATGCCCAGACAGAGATGGGCCATG GAACTCATCTCCGAGGTTTGGAAACCACAGCCACTTACGACCCTGAAACTCAAGAGTTCATTCTCAACAGTCCTACTGTGACCTCCATCAAGTGGTGGCCTGGTGGAc TTGGAAAGACTTCAAATCATGCAATAGTTCTTGCCCAGCTCATCACTAAGGGGAAATGCTATGGATTACATGCCTTCATCGTACCTATTCGTGAAATTGGGACCCATAAACCTTTGCCAG GTATTACCGTTGGAGATATCGGCCCCAAATTTGGCTATGATGAGATGGATAACGGCTACCTGAAGATGGACAATTATCGTATTCCCAGAGAAAACATGCTGATGAAGTATGCCCAG GTAAAGCCTGATGGGACGTACGTGAAACCCGTGAGTAACAAGCTGACCTACGGGACCATGGTGTTTGTCAGGTCCTTCCTCGTAGGAGAAGCTGCTCGATCTCTGTCCAAGGCTTGCACCATCGCCATCCGATACAGTGCTGTGAGGCACCAGTCTGAAATCAAGCCAGG TGAACCAGAGCCACAGATTTTGGATTTCCAGACCCAGCAGTATAAACTCTTCCCACTCTTGGCCACGGCCTATGCCTTCCAGTTTGTAGGTGCGTACATGAAGGAGACCTACCACCGGATTAATGAGGACATTGGCCACGGGGATCTGAGTGAACTGCCTGAG CTCCATGCCCTCACTGCCGGGCTGAAGGCTTTCACCTCTTGGACGACAAATGCTGCTATTGAAGCTTGCCGGATGGCTTGTGGCGGGCATGGCTACTCTCACTGCAGTGGCCTTCCAAATATCTATGTCACTTTTACCCCCACCTGCACCTTTGAAGGAGAGAACACTGTCATGATGCTGCAGACGGCTAG GTTCCTGATGAAAAGTTATGACCAGGTGCACTCAGGGAAGTTGGTGTGTGGCATGGTGTCCTACTTGAATGACCTGCCCACTCAACGCATCCAGCCGCAGCAGGTGGCAGTGTGGCCGACTGTGGTGGACATCGACAGCCCTGACAGTCTCACAGAAGCATATAAACTTCGAGCAGCCAG ATTAGTAGAAATTGCTGCAAAAAACCTTCAAAATGAAGTGATTCGCAGAGAAAGCAAGGAGGTAGCCTGGAACCTCACTTCTGTTGACCTTGTTCGAGCAAGCGAG GCACACTGCCACTATGTGGTAGTTAAGCTCTTTTCAGAAAAACTCCTCAAAATTCAAGATAAATCCATCCACACTGTCCTAAGGAATTTATGTCTCTTGTATTGTCTGTATGGAATCAGTCAGAAGGCAGGGGATTTTCTTCAG GGAAGCATCATGACGGAATCCCAAATTACCCAAGTAAATCAGCGCATAAAGGAGTTGCTGACTGCAGTTCGCCCAGATGCTGTTGCTTTGGTTGATGCATTTGATTTTAAGGATGTGACACTCGGCTCTGTGCTTGGCCGGTATGATGGGAATGTGTACGAACATTTGTTTGAGTGGGCCAAGAAGTCTCCACTGAACAAAGCAGAG GTCCATGAATCTTATTACAAGCACCTAAAGCCACTGCAGTCCAAGCTCTGA